Proteins co-encoded in one Methylobacterium sp. WL1 genomic window:
- a CDS encoding YqaE/Pmp3 family membrane protein encodes MIMIIICFLAPWLAMFLRGKVLQGILCIILHITIIGWIPATIWALVVTRREAA; translated from the coding sequence ATGATCATGATCATCATCTGCTTCCTCGCGCCATGGCTCGCCATGTTCCTGCGCGGGAAGGTTCTGCAGGGCATCCTCTGCATCATCCTCCACATCACGATCATCGGCTGGATCCCGGCGACGATCTGGGCCCTGGTGGTCACCCGCAGGGAAGCCGCCTGA
- a CDS encoding DUF3606 domain-containing protein — protein sequence MSDVSQEPKRVNVEDPSSAAYWARRLQVPVETVTAAVRAVGDDPATVAAHLGRPWPYDGSGIV from the coding sequence ATGTCCGATGTGTCCCAAGAGCCGAAGCGCGTGAACGTCGAGGACCCGAGTTCGGCTGCGTACTGGGCGCGGCGCCTTCAGGTGCCCGTCGAGACTGTGACGGCCGCCGTGCGGGCGGTCGGCGACGATCCGGCCACCGTCGCGGCCCATCTCGGCCGGCCGTGGCCGTACGACGGCAGCGGTATCGTGTAG